CAGGATGATATTGAACGCCCTCTACCGCAAATTCTTTATGTCGAAGTCCCATAATTTCTCCTTCGGATGTCCACGATGTTACTTCTAGACAATCAGGCAATGTTTCTTTTTCGACGATAAGCGAATGGTACCTTGTAGCAGTAAATGGATTCGGCATTCCAGCATTTACGCCTTTATTGTCATGAAAGACAGGCGACGTTTTGCCGTGCATTAATCGTTCTGCAAGGATGACTTTTCCACCAAATGCTTGTCCAATCGATTGATGACCAAGACAAACGCCAAACACAGGGATCTTCCCAGCAAAATAAGCAATGACATCTAAACTAACCCCTGCTTCATTTGGGCTACACGGACCTGGTGAAATGACAATCATCGAAGGAGCCATTTCAGCAATCATGTCAAGAGTGATTTCGTCGTTTCGTTTAACGACAAGTGATTCTCCAAGCTCTCCAAAATATTGCACTAAGTTAAACGTAAACGAATCATAATTATCAATCATCAAGATCATGTCGTTTTGACTCCTTCTGCCATCGCTTTTGCTTGCCAAAGTGCTTTCGCTTTGTTCAACGACTCCATATATTCAAGTTCGGGTACTGAATCGATTACAATGCCAGCTCCTGCTTGAATGTGCGCCATTTGATGCTGTATATACGCTGTTCGAATGACAATGTTTAATTCTAAATCGCCTGAATAACCGAACCAACCAATTGAACCTGTATAAAGACCTCTTCGAACCGGTTCTAATTCTTCAATAATTTCCATCGTACGAATTTTTGGTGCTCCTGTAATCGTTCCGCCAGGAAACATTGCACGTACGACTTCCGCATTTGTCATTCCTTCAGCTAACTTCCCGCGAACATTCGAAACGATGTGCATTACATGCGAATATCGTTCAATTACCATAAATTCGTTCACTTCGACTGTCCCGTAAGTAGAAACTTTACCTAAATCATTGCGCTCTAAATCAACAAGCATGACATGTTCTGCCCGTTCTTTTTCATTGTCAATCAGCTCTTTCGCCAACAGTAAATCTTCCTCTTCATTTTTCCCGCGTGGTCTCGTCCCTGCAATAGGGCGAGTGGAGAGCTCATCTCCTTTTTTCTTCACCAACAACTCTGGTGAGCCAGATACAATCGCGAATTCGTCCGAATGAAGATACGCCATATAAGGAGAGGGATTAAATGATCGAAGTGCTTCGTAGTATACAATCGGCTCTACGTCTAACTGTTTTGACTGACGCACCGATAAATTCACTTGAAACACATCTCCTTGACGGATGTACGTTTGAACGCGCCTTACAGCTTCTTCAAATTCCATTCCTGCCATAGAAAAATGTAGCTCATGGTGATCCGCTGGCACTTCCGTTGCCGTTCCCGCTTCGAAGTGTCGAGCTGCAAGTCCATTTTGAGAGGCTTCATGCCAAGCGATAGCATCTTCACTTGTTGTGTCGTCTAACGTGGACAACTGCATGATGTGTAGCTCATTTTTTTCATGCTCAAAGACCGCCCACTTATCAAATAAGTAAAAATAGACATCTGGAATATGTAAATCATCCACCGTATCCTCTGGCAGCACTTCAATTTTACGCGCATAATCATATGTGATAAAACCAATCGCTCCACCTTGAAAATCAGGTAAACTAGATTGATAAGGCACTCTGTATTCGCTCACTAGTTCATCTAGTAAATGAAGGGCCTCCCCCTTGCGCGTTTCTACTTTCCCGTCGCGCCACTGAATGTATAAACCCTCTTCGGTAGATTGTAAAATAGCTAACGGATTCCATGCAGCTGTGCTCAATTGGCCACCACGACCACTTTCTAGCAAGGCATGATGCTTCACGGATTGTGTGAACGTTTTATACGCATAAAAAAAGGCATCTTTCTCCATCGGAATCGATGTAGTATGGATTTGAACGGTAGTCATGACACGTTCCTCCTGCTTCATGTAATACATTTATCTTATCGTGAAAGTCTGCATATTTCCATTCGATATCGTTTAGAAACGTCTCTGATGTGTCGTCCATCGTATGTATTAAGTGAAAAAATACCGCTGAAGAGAAATTCCTACGTGCATATATTAGCTGCTTTCTTTTTCGGTTCACCGCACCGGGTGACTTGACGCCATAAAGAAAGCCATGGGCTCGTGGCCCATGGCTAGTTTTATCCTTAATCAAATTGATAAAGAGGTGTACTTAAATAACGCTCGCCGTTGGATGGTAAAATTGCTAAAACCTTTTTGCCTTTTCCAAGTCGTTTCGCCACTTCTATTGCCGCATGGATTGCTGCTCCAGAAGAAACACCACCAAGAATCCCTTCTTCTCTTGCGACTTTTCGTGCAGTAGCATAGGCATCATCATTCGATACTTGAATAATTGTATTGTAGATCGTCGTATCTAAAATATCTGGGACAAATCCAGCCCCAATTCCTTGGATTTTATGTGGTCCCGGCTGTCCACCAGATAATATCGGAGAGTCCGTTGGTTCCACTGCAACGATTTCAATCGACGGGAATTGTTTTTTCAACACTTCTCCGGCTCCAGTAATCGTCCCACCCGTACCAATTCCAGCAACGAATGCATCCAATTGGTCCATCGCTTCCACAATTTCCGGTCCAGTTGTTAAACGGTGAATTTCAGGGTTCGCTTCATTGCTGAATTGTTGAGGCATATACCAACCATTTTCTTCTGCAAGCTCCGTTGCTTTTGCAATAGCGCCTTTCATTCCTTCAGCACCAGGCGTTAAGTAAAGTTCTGCACCGTATGCACGAAGTAAATTGCGACGTTCCATACTCATCGTGTCTGGCATAACTAAGACTGATTTGTATCCTTTCGCCGCAGCTACCATTGCAAGACCAATTCCAGTGTTGCCACTAGTTGGTTCAACGATAGTGGAACCTTCCGTTAACTTTCCATCGCGTTCTCCTGATTCGATCATCGCAATCGCAATTCGATCTTTTACCGAACTTCCTGGGTTAAAATACTCTAATTTGACATAGATCTCAGCATCTTCAGGTCCAGTCACACGGTTCAGTTTCACAATTGGTGTCTTGCCTATTAAATCTACTACTGAATTTCCCACTCGAGTCATATACACCCTCCTAATTCCTAGTACTTTAATCGGTTTTAATATCTCTATCGTATCAGTCTTCAAAGCCACATGTCAACGAAAAAGCAGTCTCCTGAAAGGTCAGAAAACTGCTTGTAATTTACTTTATTCACCGTAAAACCATTTGGTGTCAAATTCTTTCCAGAAAATTTCTGGCGACACGGATTGCGGCAATTGTTCCAGTGCCAATTCACGTTTGATATGGTCCTTTACCTCTTCGAATTGGAACGTTTTCCCCTCGACTACTTGTTCCACGACAACAATGGCATACGAACCATTGGACATCGCAACGGGTTCGCTCCATTCGCCTTTGTCTAATGTAAATGCCGCATCAGCAACTGCCGGATCCTCGTATTCATCCGTTACATACCCGATGTCACCACCAAGAGCAGCAGAAGTTGTATCAATGGAGCGTTCGCGAGCAAGTGCTTCAAACGACGAACCATCTTCAAGCTCTTTCCACGTTTCCTCTGCTTCTTTTTTTGATGCGACGACAATTATTTTCGATTTTCTAGCTGATGGTATGTTATAAAGCGATTTATTCTCATCAAAATATGTACGGATCGCATCATCTTCAATGACGACATCCTTTGTTAAAACTTTCTCAAGCAAAAGTTGTGCGCGCACTTTTTCACGTTGTGTTTTTTCATCTAAACCAAATGCATGCTGACTTGTGCTATCTTGCGCTGAACGAAGAAGAGATAATTCGAGATCTATCTCTTCATCCGTTGCTTTTAATGCATACTTAGTAGCTGCTTTTTCCATTACTTTCATGTTCACTAAATCGAGAAGCGTCTCTTTTCCATAACGACTCTCCATTGCCACCATCCAGTCTTCTCGACTAATCGCTTCTCCACCTACAGAAGCAACTTCCTCGTTTCCACCAGACGCTTTATTAGGAATTAACCATGCGATAAACCACAGTAAATTCCCGAGAAGCAAGACGGATAAGACCACTAAAACTGGCTTTGTTTTTAACCTTCTTGCAGGTTTAGGTGTTGGCACATTAGGACTTCGTCTCATCGATAAATGTCTCCAATTCTTCTTTCGAGAACAAGTACGTTTCCATACAGAAGTGGCACTGCGCATGAGCTTGCCCATCTTCTTCAATCATTTCCTGAATTTCTTGTTCCCCTAAACCAATAATAGCTGCACCGAAACGCTCTTTCGAACAGTTACATGAAAACGTTATGTCTTGGCGATCTAAAATTTGTACATTTTCTTCGCCTAATATTGTTTGAAGCAATTCTTCCGGTGTGAGACCTTTCGCGATTAATTTTGAGACAGGTTCCATTGCGGTTAATTTCTCTTCAATAACCGCGATCATTTCATCTTCGATGCCAGGCATTAGTTGGATAATAAACCCTCCCGCAGCCAATATTGAATTGTCAGGATTCACTAATACCCCAACACCAACTGACGATGGTACTTGTTCAGATGAAGCGAAATAGTACGTAAAGTCTTCTCCTAACTCACCCGATACTAATGGAACACTTCCGGAAAAGAAATCGCGCATTCCTAAATCCTTCACAACTGTTAACGTACCTTCTGTGCCGACTGCACGTTTTACATCAAGTTTACCGTGTTCATTTAAATCAAAATGCGTTTGAGGATGCGATGCATACCCACGAACTTCTCCTTTTGCATTACTGTCGACAATTATGGCACCAATAGGACCATTACCCTCTACTTTGATCGTGATTTTGTCTTCCCCTT
The Paenisporosarcina cavernae genome window above contains:
- the pabA gene encoding aminodeoxychorismate/anthranilate synthase component II, with amino-acid sequence MILMIDNYDSFTFNLVQYFGELGESLVVKRNDEITLDMIAEMAPSMIVISPGPCSPNEAGVSLDVIAYFAGKIPVFGVCLGHQSIGQAFGGKVILAERLMHGKTSPVFHDNKGVNAGMPNPFTATRYHSLIVEKETLPDCLEVTSWTSEGEIMGLRHKEFAVEGVQYHPESIMTEEGKRLLQNFINTYVHQDKKVEA
- a CDS encoding anthranilate synthase component I family protein, yielding MTTVQIHTTSIPMEKDAFFYAYKTFTQSVKHHALLESGRGGQLSTAAWNPLAILQSTEEGLYIQWRDGKVETRKGEALHLLDELVSEYRVPYQSSLPDFQGGAIGFITYDYARKIEVLPEDTVDDLHIPDVYFYLFDKWAVFEHEKNELHIMQLSTLDDTTSEDAIAWHEASQNGLAARHFEAGTATEVPADHHELHFSMAGMEFEEAVRRVQTYIRQGDVFQVNLSVRQSKQLDVEPIVYYEALRSFNPSPYMAYLHSDEFAIVSGSPELLVKKKGDELSTRPIAGTRPRGKNEEEDLLLAKELIDNEKERAEHVMLVDLERNDLGKVSTYGTVEVNEFMVIERYSHVMHIVSNVRGKLAEGMTNAEVVRAMFPGGTITGAPKIRTMEIIEELEPVRRGLYTGSIGWFGYSGDLELNIVIRTAYIQHQMAHIQAGAGIVIDSVPELEYMESLNKAKALWQAKAMAEGVKTT
- the cysK gene encoding cysteine synthase A; this encodes MTRVGNSVVDLIGKTPIVKLNRVTGPEDAEIYVKLEYFNPGSSVKDRIAIAMIESGERDGKLTEGSTIVEPTSGNTGIGLAMVAAAKGYKSVLVMPDTMSMERRNLLRAYGAELYLTPGAEGMKGAIAKATELAEENGWYMPQQFSNEANPEIHRLTTGPEIVEAMDQLDAFVAGIGTGGTITGAGEVLKKQFPSIEIVAVEPTDSPILSGGQPGPHKIQGIGAGFVPDILDTTIYNTIIQVSNDDAYATARKVAREEGILGGVSSGAAIHAAIEVAKRLGKGKKVLAILPSNGERYLSTPLYQFD
- a CDS encoding peptidyl-prolyl cis-trans isomerase, which codes for MRRSPNVPTPKPARRLKTKPVLVVLSVLLLGNLLWFIAWLIPNKASGGNEEVASVGGEAISREDWMVAMESRYGKETLLDLVNMKVMEKAATKYALKATDEEIDLELSLLRSAQDSTSQHAFGLDEKTQREKVRAQLLLEKVLTKDVVIEDDAIRTYFDENKSLYNIPSARKSKIIVVASKKEAEETWKELEDGSSFEALARERSIDTTSAALGGDIGYVTDEYEDPAVADAAFTLDKGEWSEPVAMSNGSYAIVVVEQVVEGKTFQFEEVKDHIKRELALEQLPQSVSPEIFWKEFDTKWFYGE
- the hslO gene encoding Hsp33 family molecular chaperone HslO; this encodes MQDYLVRALAFDGKVRAFAVRSTETVGEAQTRHVTWPTASAALGRAMTAGVMMGAMLKGEDKITIKVEGNGPIGAIIVDSNAKGEVRGYASHPQTHFDLNEHGKLDVKRAVGTEGTLTVVKDLGMRDFFSGSVPLVSGELGEDFTYYFASSEQVPSSVGVGVLVNPDNSILAAGGFIIQLMPGIEDEMIAVIEEKLTAMEPVSKLIAKGLTPEELLQTILGEENVQILDRQDITFSCNCSKERFGAAIIGLGEQEIQEMIEEDGQAHAQCHFCMETYLFSKEELETFIDETKS